DNA sequence from the Desulfatiglans sp. genome:
TTTTGAGATTTTAGCGGCCGGAAAGGTATTTAACAAGCTTGACGCATCCTATGTGGTGGGTCTTGAGGCCAGGGGGCTTTCCCCCAATGCGCGTAATTACCTGCAGAGCGGCGAAGTGGACGTAACCGAATGGAGCAATTACGGTCTTGCAGCTCGGTTCAGGGCGGCAGGGATGGGGGTAGCTTTTCTCCCCATAAGAACAACGCTTGGCACTGAAACATATAAATACGGTGCAGGCAAGGTAATCACATGCCCCTTTACCGGTGAATCTTATTTAGCCGTTCCGGCGCTATATCCCGATGTAGCTGCTATTCACGTGCATGCATGTGATATTTACGGCAACTCTCAGATCAGGGGAATAACCATAGCAGACCTTGATGTTGCGAGGGCTGCGAAGAGACTGATTATTACCACTGAGCGCATTATCCACAGTGATGAAATCCGCAGAGAGCCCAATCTAACAGTAATCCCATATTATCTTGTGGACGCGGTCTGTGAAGTGCCGTACGGGAGCTACCCAGGCAATATGGCATATGAGTATTTTTCCGATGAAGAGCATCTCAGGGAATGGATGAAGGTGGAAAAGGATCCTGATACCTTTAAAGAATTTCTGGACAAAAATATTTATAACTGTAAATCACATTATGATTACATCAGCATTAACGGCGGGATGGAAAAGATGATGAAACTCAGGCAAAAAGAACTACTAATTTTGGCCCAGGAAAGATAGGAGGAATAAATATGCCTGATTATAATGTAATGGAACTTATGGTATGTGTTGCATCACGTGAACTGGAAGACGGCGCTTCTGTAGGCGTTGGAACAGGCGTGCCATGCGCAGCCACCATGCTTGCCCAGAAGACCCACGCGCCTAATCTATTAATTGTTTTTGAGGCAGGGGGCGTTGCACCTCTGCTGCCTGAAATGCCGATCTCTGTTGGAGATTCAAGGACCTTTTACAAGGGGATCATGGCGAGTGGTATGGTACAGATTATGGAAACCTGCGCAAGGGGAACAGTGGATTACACCTTTCTTGGCGGCGCACAGATAGATATGTACGGAAATTTAAATTCAACCCAGATCGGTTTTGATCATGACAGACCCAAGGTAAGGTTCCCGGGGAGCGGCGGGGCAAACGACTTTGCCTCCTTATGCTGGAGAACCATGGTGGTAACCCCTCAGGACAGCAGGCGCTTTGTGGAAAAATGTGATTTTATAACAACACCGGGCTACCTTACCGGCGATGACGCAAGAGAAAAGGCCGGGCTCCCAAAGGGATGCGGCCCATACAGGATAATCACCAATATGGCGGTTATGGATTTTGAACCCGTATCAAAGAGGATGCGTATAATATCCATAAACCCCGGATATACTGTGGAAGATGTGCAGAAAAACTGCGGGTTCGAACTCCTTAAGGCAGATAAGATAATTGAAACCGCGCCGCCTACAGCAGAAGAGCTGAGGATACTAAGGGAAGAGGTGGACCCGGAAAGGTATGTCAT
Encoded proteins:
- a CDS encoding CoA transferase subunit A; amino-acid sequence: MEAFENGVGTLFTDPDPDNARAFFRKKSREMKSKVMTVKEAVEKFVHDGEYLAIGGFGANRIPTAVCHEILRQGRKNMGFAGHTATHDFEILAAGKVFNKLDASYVVGLEARGLSPNARNYLQSGEVDVTEWSNYGLAARFRAAGMGVAFLPIRTTLGTETYKYGAGKVITCPFTGESYLAVPALYPDVAAIHVHACDIYGNSQIRGITIADLDVARAAKRLIITTERIIHSDEIRREPNLTVIPYYLVDAVCEVPYGSYPGNMAYEYFSDEEHLREWMKVEKDPDTFKEFLDKNIYNCKSHYDYISINGGMEKMMKLRQKELLILAQER
- a CDS encoding 3-oxoacid CoA-transferase, translated to MPDYNVMELMVCVASRELEDGASVGVGTGVPCAATMLAQKTHAPNLLIVFEAGGVAPLLPEMPISVGDSRTFYKGIMASGMVQIMETCARGTVDYTFLGGAQIDMYGNLNSTQIGFDHDRPKVRFPGSGGANDFASLCWRTMVVTPQDSRRFVEKCDFITTPGYLTGDDAREKAGLPKGCGPYRIITNMAVMDFEPVSKRMRIISINPGYTVEDVQKNCGFELLKADKIIETAPPTAEELRILREEVDPERYVIGR